The Coffea arabica cultivar ET-39 chromosome 4e, Coffea Arabica ET-39 HiFi, whole genome shotgun sequence genome includes a window with the following:
- the LOC113741078 gene encoding cytosolic sulfotransferase 15-like: MSSHLTSPGTSALSEKHWRHLMAPAPYSPPSYPEGYSVRARPPDRKQSRNGRTWGRSPAIHFGRENTPHLNPERPDFLEGAIAAKSDFQAQDDDVLLSSQPKSGTTWLKALVVSIMDNYAARTTNNVNDAMVQYDLLTENFPHDLIPSLEIQIFNPSKASASPIPLPTVRGRPRLYQTHVPYGMLSESIKTSGCKIVYITRDPKDVLVSSWHFLDANNQSTEEPYPMEDAFESFCKGVQAFGPFHDHVLGYWRECLARPDKIIFLRYEDLKKRSKRRSE; encoded by the exons atgtcaaGCCACCTGACATCACCTGGGAccagtgctttatctgaaaagcactggagGCACTTAATGGCACCTGCACCATACTCTCCGCCATCATACCCAGAAGGCTACAGTGTCAGAGCCAGGCCGCCTGACAGGAAGCAGAGCCGTAATGGCAGGACATGG gggagaagccccgccatcCACTTCGGTCGCGAGAATACACCTCACCTCAACCCAGAGAG ACCTGACTTCCTGGAAGGGGCCATTGCTGCTAAATCGGATTTTCAGGCTCAAGATGATGACGTGCTGCTTTCATCCCAACCAAAATCGGGAACTACTTGGCTTAAAGCTCTTGTGGTCTCCATTATGGACAATTATGCTGCTCGGACTACCAACAATGTCAATGATGCCATGGTTCAGTATGATCTTTTGACAGAAAATTTTCCCCATGACTTGATTCCATCTCTCGAGATCCAAATTTTCAACCCATCAAAAGCATCAGCAAGCCCAATTCCGCTTCCAACTGTAAGAGGTCGACCAAGATTATATCAAACTCATGTACCTTATGGAATGTTGTCTGAATCCATCAAAACCTCAGGCTGTAAGATTGTGTACATAACTCGAGATCCCAAAGATGTCTTGGTGTCCTCGTGGCACTTCCTCGATGCAAACAACCAATCCACGGAGGAACCATATCCTATGGAAGACGCATTTGAGAGTTTTTGCAAAGGAGTTCAAGCTTTTGGACCATTCCATGATCATGTTCTAGGCTACTGGAGAGAATGTTTGGCAAGGCCAGACAAGATAATTTTTCTAAGGTATGAGGACTTAAAAAAAAGATCCAAGAGGAGAAGTGAGTAA